A genome region from Arachis duranensis cultivar V14167 chromosome 6, aradu.V14167.gnm2.J7QH, whole genome shotgun sequence includes the following:
- the LOC107494640 gene encoding uncharacterized protein LOC107494640, with protein sequence MGANQSDQVAGNAYEEEEEEEEDEEEDEEDNVAARRGLIRPPQLLNNRHVAKKLLEQEPEILPCHASASPLSPQLSSLGTPRLGPSIKVWDPYNVLAPPPPLPMLPPPSNDADDEHAETVTTEVFVISHGECELSLRPDLISGRVPGAGLTPNGERQARALAVFLKSQGVRFNAVYSSPLDRARSTAVVVCKEINFLEDQIQSSDALVEMSQGNWEGCLQSEIYTPEILRIIDRFQPDFAAPSGESLRQVEFRMVQFLNGIVLRLPEKLRIDLSSHHNENNQTFVQQDSHPLTNSIHDQDGPLHPTTQWDSLHRHRPGLSRKKSGKSRLQVVTNTGDDFEDDLSPRQVNHQSALHNSFGGYNASVSCIGIFTHSAPIKCLLTGLLGCSPLLSQKFCIGDSSVTVLQHSLRTGWQIKRLNDTAHLRLL encoded by the exons ATGGGCGCGAACCAATCGGACCAAGTTGCCGGAAACGCatacgaagaagaagaagaagaagaggaggatgaAGAAGAGGACGAAGAAGACAACGTGGCAGCTAGGAGGGGTCTCATAAGACCCCCTCAGCTACTCAACAACCGCCACGTGGCAAAGAAGCTTCTAGAACAAGAACCCGAGATCCTGCCGTGCCACGCGTCAGCCTCCCCTCTCTCCCCGCAACTCTCCTCCCTTGGAACCCCGCGCCTCGGCCCTTCCATCAAGGTCTGGGACCCTTACAACGTTCTCGCCCCTCCGCCGCCGCTGCCTATGCTTCCGCCTCCGTCCAACGATGCGGACGACGAGCACGCTGAGACGGTGACGACGGAGGTGTTTGTTATCAGCCACGGGGAGTGCGAGCTGAGCCTCAGGCCCGATTTAATTTCGGGTCGGGTCCCCGGTGCGGGCCTGACTCCGAATGGCGAGAGGCAGGCGAGGGCGTTGGCCGTGTTCTTGAAATCTCAGGGCGTAAGGTTCAACGCGGTTTATTCTTCGCCGTTGGATCGGGCTCGGTCAACGGCTGTCGTTGTTTGTAAG GAAATCAATTTTTTGGAGGATCAGATTCAGTCCTCAGACGCCCTTGTAGAGATGAGTCAAGGGAATTGGGAAGGCTGCCTTCAATCAGAAATATATACACCTGAAATTTTGAGAATCATCGACAGGTTCCAGCCAGATTTTGCTGCACCTTCTGGAGAATCACTTAGACAAGTTGAATTCCGCATGGTTCAGTTCTTAAATGGGATTGTTCTCCGACTGCCTGAAAAATTGAGGATTGATCTATCCTCCCATCACAATGAAAACAACCAAACATTTGTTCAGCAAGATTCCCATCCTCTGACAAACTCTATTCACGACCAGGATGGACCCCTTCATCCAACAACCCAATGGGATTCGCTCCACAGGCATAGGCCAGGACTCTCCAGGAAAAAATCTGGTAAGAGCAGGCTACAAGTCGTGACAAACACTGGCGATGATTTTGAAGACGATTTATCTCCTAGGCAAGTCAACCACCAAAGTGCGCTGCACAATTCATTCGGTGGCTATAATGCATCTGTTTCTTGTATAGGCATATTTACTCACTCTGCACCGATAAAGTGTCTCCTAACGGGACTTCTTGGATGTAGTCCATTGCTGTCACAGAAGTTCTGCATCGGAGATTCTTCGGTAACAGTGTTGCAACATTCCTTGAGAACAGGATGGCAGATAAAAAGGTTGAATGATACAGCACACCTTAGGCTTCTCTAG